From Mycoplasma sp. 2045, a single genomic window includes:
- a CDS encoding AAA domain-containing protein yields the protein MSKEQNKYKIILDNLLDISQTDSSIFTKIQNKYFYDLYSLIGDKNWDTFYNNETFQISALDNNVITLIEKISNISGPDNLVLYLESKLNVLHHLKIKVNLENVQQDWEYYKKKILNDLQLMLQKSITQWKLLDDKVTNILDETNIWPLYIGFLFISLKKDDKFIYAPLFLKQASIDFVNGKPIIKSDGDIKVNEKLVFFLNNNDFKISIDAEFKDYKISTLINKLQEDWNDLFDLPVSLKNPFEKISNPEEEITNENIKFHPGAVLGIYQPWGGYARNRMKEIAQKDEIDNIIKVEFNKNIYKATVEHNTYRDNTGLIKITDSNLSQDKAIISSMLQNTVIWGPPGTGKSQTIVNILANILVRKKTAIVASQKRAALEVIKNRLDDLSAFCLFILNTKNTNRKSFYEPIKKYLDMLENFSGTNGFHPLNVISESEINFIDAASEYLNDSLAKDVLLTYYYFASQKQDFDHLTDIEFLLSLPKDVKYPIEPTNHQTAKELLKLSKYKYLPFVKEYRRLKELGNLIDEKLPTFNGSLNDLMKFVNAIGFEHINSEHSPFKKLNNLITAYKNIQPRAQRMSIEEVRDFVAHLIVARINKFDEKLKKEYREFAQSVRIQNLEPYRFVKKFTGMIKQLFPIVVATPNTDLSGWSKEEFDYAILDESSQIFIENAIPILYLAKFKIFAGDTEQMKPTSWFVQRITDDSIFGKVESVLDYALSLGVHNVMLDKNYRSNHAELMGFSSKTFYQSKLNVLDAANAWNNEPIEVYQVDGSWDQNKNIVEAKLAIDKVIENVDKYKKIILLSFNVKQSNYITELIYNQYPLLEKAIHSKRLLIRNIENIQGDEADLVIATIAYDKNTKLSSTYVSRPGGKNALNVAISRAKEKMIIIKTIKSEDIILTPEISDDIRVFKSWLQFLEKESEQRRIEIKESFDQNHYSISNTKLKDDWFKNLVFNRIKSAIAYDPNFEVFKDYIVGSLDIDIVVTYNKIPFKCISFDTMYYANSKENFVSLYDAVKFLKSKSYDVEVVTPINWIWIQNQIDSWFTPEKTKEFKSTSKGQVTNTYTINKTAEHEVAKEPQVQNQILTAQITIEPIAEEVDEVDLNINDEQIIEAEEQTAEQVVIHSEEKAEPITETVVEEQIFYFGSSDEDEVMESKTSESIEEQNEPEEVEDTLEEEIDSEDELVDESNSENDNKIENQNDSDVYEEIWTFEDNEVSNDNIETEKIIEDIQNEEVNEEPVAVEETVFKEEQPTEEPFINQSEIDSSFDDIFQIKPENIEEQITQEFVADSTKEQQTSTDSQESQVDDLDYSDEDDDNFVLNFESFNPRAVTKEEQITLDKVEQAEEVLNKKKSHIIHPTMQDKTEEWIYDGQYDDF from the coding sequence ATGAGTAAAGAACAAAACAAATATAAGATTATTCTAGATAACTTATTAGATATTTCGCAGACTGACTCTTCTATATTTACTAAAATACAAAATAAATACTTTTATGACTTGTATTCGCTTATAGGAGATAAAAACTGAGATACGTTTTATAACAATGAAACATTTCAAATAAGCGCGCTAGACAATAATGTAATTACTTTGATTGAAAAGATTTCTAATATATCAGGACCTGATAACTTGGTCTTATATTTAGAAAGCAAACTTAATGTATTGCATCATTTAAAAATTAAAGTTAATTTAGAAAACGTACAACAAGATTGAGAATACTACAAGAAAAAGATTTTAAATGACTTACAGTTAATGTTACAAAAGTCAATCACACAATGAAAATTGTTAGATGACAAAGTGACTAATATTCTTGATGAAACAAATATTTGACCTTTATATATAGGTTTCCTATTTATTTCACTTAAGAAAGATGACAAATTCATTTATGCTCCTTTATTCTTAAAACAAGCTTCAATTGATTTTGTAAATGGTAAACCAATTATTAAATCAGATGGAGATATTAAAGTTAATGAAAAACTTGTATTCTTCTTAAATAATAATGATTTCAAGATTTCTATTGACGCAGAATTTAAAGACTACAAGATTTCTACTTTAATTAATAAGTTGCAAGAAGATTGAAACGATTTATTTGATTTACCAGTTTCACTTAAAAATCCTTTTGAGAAAATCTCAAATCCTGAGGAAGAAATTACTAATGAAAACATTAAATTCCATCCAGGTGCTGTTTTAGGAATTTACCAACCTTGAGGTGGCTATGCTAGAAACAGAATGAAAGAGATTGCTCAAAAAGATGAAATTGATAATATCATCAAAGTTGAGTTTAATAAAAACATTTATAAAGCTACAGTTGAGCATAATACATATAGAGATAACACAGGATTAATCAAGATAACAGATTCAAACTTATCTCAAGATAAGGCTATTATAAGTTCAATGCTTCAAAACACTGTTATTTGAGGTCCACCTGGTACAGGTAAATCTCAAACAATAGTTAATATATTAGCTAACATCTTAGTAAGAAAGAAAACAGCAATTGTTGCTTCACAAAAGAGAGCTGCACTTGAAGTTATTAAAAATAGATTAGATGATTTATCTGCATTCTGCTTATTTATATTGAATACAAAGAATACAAACAGAAAATCATTCTATGAACCTATTAAAAAATACTTAGATATGCTTGAGAACTTTAGTGGAACAAATGGATTCCATCCTTTAAATGTTATTTCGGAAAGCGAAATTAACTTTATAGATGCTGCTTCTGAATATCTAAATGATTCACTTGCAAAAGATGTTTTATTAACTTATTACTACTTTGCATCACAAAAGCAAGATTTCGATCATTTAACAGACATCGAGTTTCTATTGTCACTTCCAAAAGATGTTAAATATCCAATTGAACCAACAAACCATCAAACAGCTAAAGAATTACTTAAATTAAGTAAATATAAATATTTACCATTTGTAAAAGAATATAGAAGACTAAAAGAATTAGGTAACTTAATTGACGAAAAATTACCTACATTCAATGGTTCATTAAATGATTTAATGAAATTTGTAAACGCAATTGGGTTTGAGCACATTAATTCAGAACACAGTCCATTTAAAAAACTTAATAATTTAATTACAGCTTACAAAAACATTCAACCTAGAGCACAAAGAATGAGTATAGAAGAAGTCAGAGACTTTGTAGCTCACTTAATAGTGGCTAGAATTAATAAATTTGACGAAAAACTTAAAAAAGAATATAGAGAATTTGCTCAATCAGTAAGAATTCAAAACTTAGAACCTTACAGATTTGTTAAAAAATTCACTGGAATGATTAAACAATTATTCCCTATTGTAGTCGCTACACCTAACACGGATTTATCAGGTTGATCTAAAGAAGAATTTGATTATGCAATCCTTGATGAATCAAGTCAGATTTTCATTGAAAATGCCATTCCAATTCTTTATTTAGCAAAATTCAAAATCTTTGCTGGTGACACAGAGCAAATGAAGCCCACTTCTTGATTCGTGCAACGTATTACAGATGATTCGATTTTCGGTAAAGTTGAATCAGTTCTAGATTATGCACTTTCATTAGGAGTTCATAATGTTATGCTTGATAAGAATTACCGTTCAAATCACGCTGAGCTTATGGGATTCTCATCAAAAACTTTCTACCAAAGTAAACTTAACGTTTTAGATGCTGCTAATGCTTGAAATAATGAACCAATTGAAGTTTACCAAGTAGATGGTTCTTGAGACCAAAACAAAAACATCGTTGAAGCTAAATTAGCTATAGACAAAGTAATAGAAAATGTAGATAAATATAAGAAAATAATTCTTTTATCATTTAACGTTAAACAAAGTAATTACATAACAGAATTGATTTACAATCAATATCCATTACTTGAAAAAGCAATTCACAGCAAGAGACTTTTAATCAGAAACATTGAAAACATCCAAGGGGACGAAGCTGACTTAGTTATTGCAACAATTGCTTACGATAAGAACACAAAATTATCATCTACATACGTTTCACGTCCAGGTGGTAAAAATGCTCTTAACGTTGCGATTTCACGTGCTAAAGAAAAAATGATTATCATTAAGACAATCAAATCTGAAGATATCATTTTAACACCTGAAATATCTGACGATATTAGAGTGTTCAAATCTTGACTTCAATTCTTAGAAAAAGAATCAGAACAAAGAAGAATTGAAATCAAAGAATCATTTGATCAAAACCATTATTCAATTTCAAATACTAAACTCAAGGACGACTGATTTAAAAACTTAGTATTTAATAGAATTAAAAGTGCAATTGCATATGATCCAAACTTTGAAGTGTTCAAAGATTACATAGTTGGTTCATTAGATATAGACATTGTAGTTACATACAACAAAATACCATTCAAATGTATTTCATTTGATACAATGTACTATGCAAATTCAAAAGAAAACTTCGTGTCTTTATATGATGCTGTTAAATTCTTAAAATCTAAATCATATGATGTGGAAGTTGTTACACCTATTAACTGAATTTGAATTCAAAATCAAATCGATAGTTGATTCACACCTGAAAAAACAAAAGAGTTTAAATCAACTTCAAAAGGTCAAGTAACAAATACTTACACAATTAACAAAACTGCAGAACACGAAGTTGCTAAAGAACCACAAGTACAAAATCAAATTTTAACTGCACAAATCACAATTGAACCAATTGCTGAAGAAGTAGATGAAGTTGATTTAAATATTAATGATGAACAAATAATCGAAGCTGAAGAACAAACTGCAGAGCAAGTTGTAATTCACTCAGAAGAAAAAGCTGAACCTATAACAGAAACTGTTGTAGAGGAACAAATCTTTTACTTTGGTTCATCTGATGAAGATGAAGTTATGGAGAGCAAAACTTCAGAAAGTATTGAAGAACAAAATGAACCTGAAGAAGTCGAAGACACACTTGAAGAAGAAATTGATTCAGAAGATGAATTAGTTGATGAATCAAACTCAGAAAATGATAATAAAATAGAAAATCAAAATGATTCAGATGTTTATGAAGAAATCTGGACATTTGAAGACAATGAAGTTTCAAATGATAATATTGAAACTGAAAAAATAATAGAAGATATACAAAATGAAGAAGTTAATGAAGAACCTGTTGCTGTAGAAGAAACAGTATTTAAAGAAGAACAACCAACAGAAGAACCATTCATTAACCAAAGTGAAATTGATTCATCATTTGATGACATTTTCCAAATCAAACCAGAAAATATAGAAGAACAAATAACACAAGAATTTGTTGCAGACAGTACTAAAGAACAACAAACTTCTACAGATTCACAAGAATCACAAGTAGATGACCTAGATTACAGCGATGAAGATGATGATAATTTTGTATTAAATTTTGAATCATTTAACCCAAGAGCTGTTACAAAAGAAGAACAAATAACACTTGATAAAGTTGAACAAGCAGAAGAAGTGTTAAATAAGAAAAAATCTCATATAATTCATCCAACGATGCAAGATAAAACAGAAGAATGAATTTATGATGGACAATACGATGACTTTTAA
- a CDS encoding transcriptional regulator: protein MTIEKFLTFMSKDVKRNLIIHLFTCHEKECDVLDLVDLLKEKQANVSKHLGDLRRDKVVARTKQGKKSKYYVTNEFKKQYGYLVEEIMEHSDPALLDKMACKCFGDGHVMEVGEHNHNLKYVSSVNKK, encoded by the coding sequence ATGACAATCGAAAAATTTTTAACATTTATGTCTAAGGACGTTAAAAGAAATTTAATTATTCACTTATTTACTTGTCACGAAAAAGAATGTGACGTTTTAGATTTAGTTGACCTTTTAAAGGAAAAACAAGCTAACGTTTCAAAACACTTAGGTGATTTAAGAAGAGACAAAGTGGTAGCTAGAACAAAACAAGGTAAAAAATCAAAATACTATGTAACAAATGAATTTAAAAAACAATATGGTTACTTAGTTGAAGAAATTATGGAACACTCAGATCCTGCTTTACTTGACAAAATGGCTTGCAAATGTTTTGGAGATGGACACGTAATGGAAGTTGGAGAACACAATCACAACTTAAAATACGTTTCAAGCGTAAACAAAAAATAA
- a CDS encoding ABC transporter ATP-binding protein, with translation MQSFKSPNHNLNLKLTKEEKLDSFKKLVSLLWKHNKGWLLLAFTLVIFSAMGNIYNQLFLGYVIVDKLLLGTNPFNEDKFYIIICVSALIFLTSIICDFIANRIMISITYKTMTKLRLDLYEHIQTLPIKYFDSKSKGNLVSRFTSDIDTLRMFLSRTIITIIQSFITLTVSLTILFVLNWLLSLIMVALTILIALSAYIISKKSSKYFINKQKNNGQMIGYAEEVILGLKTIKMYGQSTNVVKKFSDINNTVTKNSFKSEFISSIIWPLSKNLSNIAYALVIMIGAIVVITNQSGNGVALGLTIGIVVSFSQSAKSFSGPISTMTQTVSSFMLALAGSKRVFDILAQKSEINQGTIKLVKVINENDKYTEVNLNDKDGFYAWKTQVGNQIIYQKAQGKIEFKNVYFKYNENDEKYTLKDISFVANPGDKIAFVGPTGAGKTTIVNLITRFYEATDGVILYDNIPIENIDKYSLRKSIGYVLQETRLFTDTIQNNITYGSDLYDEQMLSNVLRTTNLVEHIEKLDDKYSTMLTNSSSNLSQGQKQLISIARASYKNPIVLILDEATSNIDTHTEFQIEKATDKLLQNKTSFIIAHRLSTVKNATKIIVINDGQIIEQGSHDELIKNKNLYAQLWEYASNK, from the coding sequence ATGCAATCATTTAAATCACCTAATCACAATCTTAATTTAAAACTAACTAAAGAAGAAAAGTTAGATTCATTTAAGAAGTTAGTTTCTTTATTATGAAAACATAATAAAGGATGATTGCTTTTAGCTTTTACTTTAGTTATATTTAGTGCAATGGGTAATATATATAACCAACTATTTTTAGGATATGTAATAGTTGACAAATTATTGTTAGGAACAAATCCATTTAATGAAGATAAGTTTTACATAATTATTTGTGTATCTGCACTTATTTTCTTAACAAGTATTATTTGTGATTTCATAGCTAATAGAATAATGATATCTATTACCTATAAAACAATGACTAAACTACGTTTGGACTTGTATGAGCATATACAAACTTTACCTATTAAATACTTTGATTCTAAATCTAAAGGTAATCTAGTATCTAGATTTACTTCAGATATAGATACACTTAGAATGTTTCTATCAAGAACAATAATTACAATTATTCAATCGTTTATAACTTTAACTGTATCACTTACAATCTTATTTGTACTTAACTGATTACTTAGTTTAATAATGGTTGCTTTAACAATACTAATAGCACTTAGTGCATACATTATTAGTAAAAAATCAAGTAAGTACTTTATTAATAAACAAAAAAATAACGGTCAAATGATAGGTTATGCAGAAGAAGTTATTTTAGGACTTAAAACTATTAAAATGTATGGTCAAAGTACTAATGTAGTTAAGAAGTTCTCTGATATTAATAACACAGTAACTAAAAACAGTTTTAAATCTGAATTTATTTCTTCAATCATATGACCTTTATCAAAGAACTTAAGCAACATTGCTTATGCTCTTGTTATTATGATTGGAGCAATTGTTGTTATCACAAACCAATCAGGTAACGGAGTTGCTTTGGGATTAACAATAGGTATTGTTGTTTCATTTTCTCAATCAGCTAAAAGTTTCTCAGGCCCAATTTCAACAATGACTCAAACAGTAAGCTCATTTATGCTTGCGTTAGCTGGTTCAAAAAGAGTTTTCGATATATTAGCTCAAAAAAGCGAAATTAATCAAGGAACTATCAAATTAGTTAAAGTAATTAATGAAAATGATAAATACACTGAAGTTAATTTAAATGATAAAGATGGTTTCTATGCTTGAAAAACACAAGTAGGAAATCAAATCATTTACCAAAAAGCACAAGGTAAAATTGAATTTAAAAATGTATATTTTAAATACAATGAAAATGATGAAAAATACACATTAAAAGATATTAGTTTTGTAGCTAATCCAGGAGATAAAATTGCATTTGTTGGGCCAACTGGTGCTGGAAAAACAACAATAGTTAACTTAATAACTAGATTTTATGAAGCAACTGATGGAGTGATATTGTATGACAATATACCTATTGAGAATATTGATAAATATTCTCTTAGAAAATCTATTGGTTATGTGCTTCAGGAAACAAGATTATTTACAGATACAATTCAAAATAATATAACATATGGTTCTGATTTATATGACGAACAAATGCTATCTAATGTTTTAAGAACAACTAATTTAGTTGAACATATAGAAAAACTAGATGATAAATATTCAACTATGTTAACTAATTCAAGTTCTAATTTATCTCAAGGACAAAAACAACTTATTTCTATAGCTAGAGCCAGCTATAAAAATCCAATAGTTTTAATATTAGATGAAGCAACATCTAATATTGATACACATACAGAATTTCAAATAGAAAAAGCAACCGATAAGTTACTTCAAAACAAAACATCATTTATCATAGCTCACAGATTAAGCACAGTTAAAAATGCTACTAAAATAATTGTTATAAATGATGGACAAATCATTGAACAAGGTTCTCACGATGAACTTATAAAAAATAAAAATCTATATGCTCAACTATGAGAATATGCTTCAAACAAATAG
- the metK gene encoding methionine adenosyltransferase, with translation MRKLFTSESVGRGHPDKLCDQISDAILDAYLALDPTSKVAIETMASGHNIFIAGEVKSSADIDVIEIAKNILKELGYYTTETSFITDIKKQSEDIAMGVEKGHEIGAGDQGLMFGYAINETPEYMPLGITLAHALVKRAENLRQNMEFKWAKADMKSQVTLDYTDKDNLFVDTVLLSIQHSKNYNEQEFKKYIKEQIILPVLKEYNLDAPKHILINPTGQFVIGGPIGDTGLTGRKIIVDTYGGSARHGGGAFSGKDSTKVDRSAAYAARWIAKNIVAANLADRCEVQIAYAIGVAKPVSIMIETFGTSKNIPDSVIADFVTQLFDLTPKGIIDALGLRKPIFLQTAYYGHFGRNDLHLPWEQLNKVEKLKQLATQWLENQK, from the coding sequence ATGAGAAAACTTTTTACAAGTGAATCAGTTGGAAGAGGTCACCCAGATAAATTATGTGACCAAATTTCTGATGCAATCTTAGATGCTTACCTTGCTTTAGATCCAACATCAAAAGTTGCTATTGAAACAATGGCAAGTGGGCATAATATTTTCATAGCAGGAGAAGTTAAATCATCTGCTGATATTGATGTTATAGAAATAGCTAAAAACATCTTAAAAGAACTCGGATACTACACAACAGAAACAAGTTTCATTACAGACATCAAAAAACAAAGCGAAGACATCGCTATGGGTGTCGAAAAAGGACACGAAATCGGTGCTGGGGACCAAGGTTTAATGTTCGGTTATGCAATTAACGAAACACCTGAATATATGCCTTTGGGAATTACATTAGCTCACGCTTTAGTTAAAAGAGCTGAAAACTTAAGACAAAATATGGAATTCAAATGAGCTAAAGCTGATATGAAATCACAAGTTACATTAGATTACACAGACAAAGACAATCTATTTGTAGACACAGTTTTGTTAAGTATTCAACATTCTAAAAACTACAACGAACAAGAGTTTAAAAAATACATTAAAGAACAAATTATCTTACCTGTATTAAAAGAATACAACTTAGATGCACCTAAACACATTTTAATCAACCCAACAGGTCAATTTGTTATTGGTGGACCTATTGGTGACACAGGTCTTACAGGACGTAAAATCATCGTTGATACATATGGTGGTTCAGCAAGACACGGTGGAGGAGCATTTTCAGGAAAAGATTCAACTAAAGTTGATAGATCAGCAGCATATGCTGCTAGATGAATTGCTAAAAACATTGTTGCAGCTAATTTAGCAGACAGATGTGAAGTTCAAATAGCTTATGCAATCGGTGTTGCTAAACCAGTTTCAATTATGATTGAAACATTTGGTACATCTAAAAACATTCCAGATAGTGTAATTGCTGACTTTGTAACTCAATTATTCGATTTAACACCTAAAGGTATCATCGATGCTCTAGGTCTTAGAAAACCTATTTTCTTACAAACAGCATACTATGGACACTTTGGTAGAAATGATTTACACTTACCTTGAGAACAACTTAACAAAGTTGAAAAACTTAAACAATTAGCTACACAATGATTGGAAAATCAAAAATAA
- a CDS encoding ABC transporter ATP-binding protein encodes MQKPIPKITFWKLTKGIRIYGLLSIFTILVEVLMQVFLPDVSKDVINALQNNTADINFVLQKGTILIALALIALLTGILGAYFSNIASTRYAQNIRNAIIKQVNEFSFEDIDHFTNGSILNRLNIDVNNVQMSFRFIIGTFIRLPIIFLLSLIMSIKLSLTLSSIFLVTLPILCGFFVLIWFISFPKFKLMYKQYDLYNQKIQENLNSFRTIKSYVTENSEYNKVASLANTLKDTNIKVNKYLTFNSLLINGIIYSSFITLAIVGTQLYLGQKIQIGTIMAFGSYIWMVSGSLMGIMNVLSQILMSIPASKRIKEILNYVPTILDSKDAINHNVIGDIEFKNVSFAYTNSSHQALKNINFRIPANSSFGIIGQTGSGKTTLINLIPRFYSVKEGAILIDGININKIQKDNLRQQISVVFQDPTLFKGTIRENMLFANPDATDEQIYQALSEANIYDYVYGLEDKLDHIVEQRGRNFSGGQKQRLAIAQSLLKQPKILILDDSTSALDSKTENHVKNAVSKLQNCTKIIIAQKISSIKDCDNIILLQDGKIQIQGNHEYLLKHSEYYNELYQSQQNAGGLDEVDAII; translated from the coding sequence ATGCAAAAACCAATTCCAAAAATTACTTTCTGAAAATTGACAAAAGGCATTCGAATATATGGTCTTTTGTCTATTTTTACAATTTTAGTAGAAGTTTTAATGCAGGTATTTTTACCTGATGTTTCAAAAGACGTAATTAATGCATTGCAAAACAATACTGCTGATATTAATTTTGTACTACAAAAAGGAACTATTCTAATAGCTCTTGCTCTTATTGCGCTTCTAACAGGTATATTAGGTGCATATTTTTCAAATATTGCATCCACTAGATATGCCCAAAACATCAGAAACGCAATAATTAAACAAGTTAATGAATTTTCATTTGAAGATATTGATCATTTTACAAATGGTTCTATCTTAAATAGACTTAATATAGATGTGAATAATGTTCAAATGTCATTTAGGTTCATAATCGGAACTTTTATTAGGTTACCTATTATCTTCTTATTGTCACTTATAATGTCAATTAAACTATCATTGACTTTATCATCTATATTCTTAGTAACATTACCAATATTATGTGGTTTCTTTGTTTTAATCTGATTTATTAGTTTTCCTAAATTCAAACTAATGTATAAACAATATGATTTATACAATCAAAAAATTCAAGAAAACTTAAACAGCTTTAGAACAATCAAATCATATGTAACTGAAAACTCAGAATACAACAAAGTTGCATCTTTAGCTAATACACTTAAAGATACTAATATTAAAGTTAATAAGTACTTAACTTTTAACAGCTTATTAATTAATGGAATAATTTATAGCTCATTTATTACACTTGCGATAGTTGGAACACAATTGTATTTAGGACAAAAAATTCAAATTGGAACAATTATGGCATTCGGTTCATACATCTGAATGGTTTCAGGTTCTCTAATGGGAATTATGAACGTTTTAAGTCAAATTTTAATGTCAATTCCTGCTTCAAAAAGAATTAAAGAAATTTTAAATTATGTTCCTACTATATTAGATTCAAAAGACGCAATCAACCACAATGTAATTGGTGACATTGAATTTAAGAATGTTTCATTTGCATATACAAATTCAAGTCATCAAGCACTCAAAAATATTAATTTTAGAATTCCAGCTAATAGTTCATTTGGAATTATAGGACAAACTGGTTCAGGAAAAACTACACTTATTAACTTAATCCCTAGATTTTATTCAGTTAAAGAAGGAGCTATTTTAATTGATGGGATTAACATTAATAAGATTCAAAAAGATAATCTAAGACAACAGATTTCGGTTGTATTTCAAGATCCAACTTTATTTAAAGGAACTATTAGAGAAAATATGCTTTTTGCTAATCCTGATGCAACTGATGAGCAAATTTATCAAGCATTATCAGAAGCAAACATTTATGACTATGTGTATGGATTAGAAGATAAATTAGATCACATAGTAGAACAAAGAGGAAGAAACTTCTCTGGTGGTCAAAAACAAAGATTAGCAATTGCTCAATCATTGCTTAAACAACCTAAAATCTTAATTTTAGATGACTCAACATCAGCGCTTGATTCTAAAACAGAAAATCATGTGAAAAATGCTGTGTCAAAATTACAAAATTGCACCAAAATTATCATTGCACAAAAGATTAGCTCAATCAAAGATTGTGACAATATCATCTTGCTACAAGATGGAAAAATCCAAATTCAAGGTAATCACGAGTATTTACTTAAACATAGTGAATACTATAATGAACTATACCAATCACAACAAAATGCAGGAGGTTTAGATGAGGTCGATGCAATCATTTAA
- a CDS encoding NUDIX domain-containing protein, which produces MDQKISEYSCGAIVFKQFKKQIKVLLIKQINDVWNFPKGHMENNETKLDTAHREVFEETSIKDITIYANKFYVDTYFVSQTCNWKEVTYFIADTKTTSCPKKLLSEVKKVHFYPMKRALNILTYNKSKAFLKHAYKQYLNITNSKIK; this is translated from the coding sequence ATGGATCAAAAAATATCTGAATATTCCTGTGGAGCAATTGTTTTCAAACAATTCAAAAAACAAATTAAAGTTTTATTAATTAAACAAATTAATGATGTTTGAAATTTTCCTAAAGGACATATGGAAAATAACGAAACAAAACTTGACACAGCGCATCGTGAAGTTTTTGAAGAAACATCAATTAAAGATATAACAATTTATGCAAACAAATTTTATGTTGACACATATTTTGTTAGTCAAACATGTAACTGAAAAGAAGTAACTTACTTCATAGCAGATACTAAAACGACTTCTTGTCCTAAGAAACTGCTCTCAGAGGTCAAAAAAGTGCATTTTTACCCTATGAAAAGAGCCTTGAATATTCTTACATATAACAAGTCAAAAGCATTCTTAAAACACGCTTATAAACAGTATTTAAATATTACAAATAGCAAGATTAAATAG
- a CDS encoding PTS transporter subunit EIIB: MTKQMTKIIFLTIITLGFIWIKWNKEKKAKNTIYQSNKLPFKVEQLVSALGTKENIDNFEVKISRLVVRVKSNNKVDTEALKELKGVSGILLSSSKVSITLGEYANETLRQLEQQVK; the protein is encoded by the coding sequence ATGACTAAACAAATGACAAAGATTATTTTTCTAACTATTATTACGTTAGGTTTCATATGAATTAAATGAAACAAAGAAAAGAAAGCTAAGAATACTATTTACCAAAGTAACAAACTTCCTTTCAAAGTTGAACAATTAGTTAGTGCTCTAGGTACTAAAGAAAATATTGATAACTTTGAAGTTAAAATAAGTAGACTAGTTGTAAGAGTTAAATCAAACAACAAAGTCGATACAGAAGCTTTAAAAGAATTAAAAGGTGTAAGTGGAATTTTATTATCTAGTTCTAAAGTATCTATAACACTTGGTGAGTATGCTAATGAAACATTAAGACAATTAGAACAACAAGTAAAATAA